AAACAGAACTAttgatttacagaaaaaaaagattataaaatACATAGTTTTCTTTACCATGTACGGTTTGACTGACTCTGAGGAGAGATCCATGCTCCTGATGAGTTTTTTGTACTGATTGGTGTTCAGCTTTTTACCTCACTTGCACTGTATTgtattatttcatttatataaAGGAAAACTGATTATTCTCCTTAAGGATACTTACTGCAGAGTAGACGtccattttcctttgttttgtagAATTGGCAGCTTGTTTCATACTGTTTAAAATTGTACTCACAAGCACACCTTAAAAAGATGAGAACAAAGAAAACGAAAATGAAGTTACAAAATTTGCATAGAATTCATAAAGGCAAAAGATTTTTAGCATCAAATAGAAGAAATCTACTCAGGCTTCATACTGACTTTTAAGCCCACTACAAGTTCATTACAGAGGTGAAATATATCATTTATCATGAAGGTGAGGTGAAGAGGAAAGATTTGCAGAAATCATCTAGAGCTCTCTTGAGAATTAGGGCTAATGATACTTCCAGTTTTGTTATGCTGAGACCTCCTCTCTATCGTTTTTTGGAGAGCTGCAGTAACAATAACTGTGCCAGCCTGCTCATCTGTCAATGCTGAGGAcatatttttaactgtttacTTCCAGCAAGTCACACAGTATCAATTCTCTGTTTCTTCAAAGCTTTTCTATACTCCTTCTCCAGATCCGAGATATTCTAAAGCCATTGGGCTACGGGCAGCAGAAATTCCCTGTAGCACGATTTACATGATCATAAGGAAGGAAGGTGTAACTGGTATGCCTGTGAACACTAGAAATAAAGTGCTGGCCATATGTAATCACCAGATACCAGCTAGTGGCTCTAATGAAGGTCTGAACTTGTAGTTGTTATGTGGCTTGATCTGAAAATGTATATGCCCAGATGATGAGGCTGAAATAATGCTTTATTATGAGGTTGATAATAATGCTAGTTTTAGGTCTAGGCTGCAGGATAAGTGGGTCACAAAGTCTAGCATCAAGCAGTCCAGCTTGCAGATATTCAAGGTCACTTGTTAGAGTTTCCTGCTCATGGACAGCTGGGGATCATCTGATGAATGCTAGGGTTGTGTCCTGAAGTAGTGTCAGAATGCGCATAGTCTGTGCACACCAGTTTTGGAACTAAGCTCCAGTTCTTGCAGTGTAGACATAACTTGAGTCTCTCATAATTTATTCAGATCACATGGTTTTGGAATAAATTCATATCTGTCTCTCAGACAGGTACTGATGAGTTGCCAAGGTTATGTTACAATATATGAGCAGTACATCAAAGGaggaaatagggaaaaaaatagaataaaaattagAGAAATAACTTAAACTTAATCTAGCCTGCTAACAGATAAGTAATGATCGTACCCATGAGGGCTTGGTATTTTCCCCTTGGACTCCTATAATCTTTCTTAAAATCCCGGTCCCTTAAAAACTGGGATAATGAAAGACATTAATGTTTACACATCACGTATCAATATCCTACCCTTGCAAATGCCAGCATTCAGCATGCTTAATATGGCATCCAATGCCCATAATTACAAATCAAGATTCTGTATTAATAATTTTGCAGGCTGTTGTATGTTATCATTAGCATTGTCTTCTCCTTCCTGAGAGCTacgtatttttttttatttacctcCTTGTAGTCGtgatttctcttctctgttaTAAAGCCCAAATAGTGATAATAGGGACAATTCTGCCAGTTTTTCCATCTTGTTGATTACGTCTTTTGTGGCCCACACAGGGAGAGTATAATTGTGAATATCCTAattataaaggaaaacaaaacaatgttgGTTTCCATcatcctgctgcccagcctCACACTACTATACTTGGGCTTGTTGAGGCTTCTCCTTCAATTCTTTGCCCAGTGTAGTTTCACTCATCAGCATGGCCTGAAATGCACTTTGTGAGAATGGGGAACAACCTGAAGTGGGTTcatgggaagaggagaaacaagGGGATCCCTTGTAGTTGTAATGTGTTCTTACTGTTGGGTTGGGTTAACTAGAGTGAAAGATTGCAGGCATATGCCTTAAACTGTTGTTTTCCAATGGGTCTTCAGTGTATAACCTAGCTCcagcttttcctgccttttccatATAGTTGTCCAGATACTAGTTCCACCACTGGCCATTTACAGACAAGTGTCACTCTACAGTCATGTAGGAGTGACTGTGCCTTCTAGTTCTTAAGTGCCTCAGTATACTGCTGATAATGACCAGGGACAAATTAAATCATCCCACTCTTTGGGGCTAGTCTGATTTTATTCACTGGTACCAATCAACATCTCCTAATTTTCTAAGTGATAAATCATAATCTTACATCTCATTTTCAACatctaaatattttgaagtttaGCTGTTGATAGGTTGGGGCAAAtgatttcattttcctgttaaaaatcaTGAATATGTCCTGTGCAGCATGCTCAAATAATTCTATAGCAGAGTATGGGAAGGAAAATGAGGGAATAAATGGAAGTTATATTTGTACTAGTGCTTAGGGATAACATGAGGTGGAAACAACAGTTTCTCAAACTGTAAGCCATGTTTTTGGGTTATCTTTTACCAATGCACTAAATAAGAACTTACAGTAAAAGACAACCCATTCCTACATTTCTATGAAACCACATTGCTGTGGTTTAATTGAAACCCAGCCTAGGAGTTTTATTCTTCCCTGGCCTCTCTAGCCTTGTTACCTCTATTGCCTTATAGTTACCTCACAGTGTAGAGTATCATATGTATTCCAGAGCTGGAAATTGTCCagtattttaagattatttagTTCAAGTCCTGTGTTAACTGCCATTGTTTGTAAGAAAtcctgtggagaaaaaaagtatgTCACAAATATTCAGTATGTATGGAACATTAAGATTCATTAACACCCAACCTGGCAACACAGTAATGTTTAATTTTACACAGGTGAAAGCCTTGTATAAGAAGGTTTTGCTTGTGGAGTTCATTTTGTAACCATTTCAAAGTACTGATCTCTAGTTTAACACTGCTTTTTCCCCCAGTCCTGCTAAGGGAAAGTATGGTGCTCTCTCTGGTGCGCTCTTCTGACTGCTCCAGGAGGCTGCCTCTGTCACCTCAAGCCTTCAGATATAAGGAAGAGAAAGGTAAAGGAACATGAGAAAAAGATGAGGAGAAAACATAAAACTAAAGAGAGCTGAGGCAAATACTCAGGATGACAcgggaagaaattaaaaaggaaaataggttTTCCATCCGCCATTGAAGGGGAGCTGAGTGTTTACATAACAGTTCACCAACAGATCCCATAGGGATTCTTGCTCTGTGCTATCACAGAAGAATAAAGGGAGTCCTTATTATCCCTTAATCCCATGTAACCTGGTTCATACTAGTAGCTGAGAGGATGGTAATAATGCACCTTGTATTGCAGGTGAGTGAGGCTGGCCAGAGTAGCTGAGCTAACAGGAAAttagtgaaaaatgaaaaagaaaaaaaaaatggaaaaagaaaaaaaagagaatactTGGTTTAGCCCAAGCAGTAAGCCTCAAATGACTGCAAGTCTAGAGGTGCAGTCAGGGCTTGAATAAGATGAGACCACTGCTTTATTTGTGCAGTAGTGCTACTACAAAGTGCATGTGGGTGAACAAGAAAGAAGCAGTCAGCACTGTCTAGAGCAATTCCTATCCACAAGGATGTGGTTGCTTGAGGCAGGCATACCATCCATGTACTACatcctgctgcagtgctggaatGGGAAATTTTAAATCTCTGACTGTGAAGCTTTGTGTCAAGGCCAAAACAGAATTATGTCTTGTGATGGattcaaaatgcatttcagaGATATTTACATAAACCAGAGTGTTTGCCTGGTTTGGCTTGCTTTAATTCTCTGTTGCAGTGTCAGCTTCAGAAAGTCACATCAGGAAGGCATAAAACATCCAAAATTTTAGATTTAACACATTTTTagaattgtttttgtttgctaCCCTGTAAAACTGGAAATTACTGCATCCAAAAATGTATTCTCCCTTCAGATCATGGAATTTAATCATATGCAGCTCTAAATAGTATCATAAAATTTAtgttaaaatcacattttaaaagtttcataTAGAAAAGTATGAGAAATGCACGAGCATATCCAACATACTTTCTGATAGTATTGGTCTAAATTTCTGACTTTAACAGAGTCctcaggattaattttttttccatatagtTATGTTTTCATAAGGAAACAATGGCATCATGAATTGTCTAACTTAGTTACTTTTCTTCTTAGtagattttgtttcttcttcattttgtcTTACCATGTATGGTTGTATCCTATTTTGAAATTCACTAGATGTTAGTGTTTCATTCTGAAGTTCATCAAAACGGGGACAGTCAGGCAGAGGAAAATGCAGCCTCTGAAACAAGAGAAGTAAACCTTAGAATAGTTCTAAAATTGATCAACAAACCTCTAGTTTTCCTATTGCCGAGACTGCTGAGATTGCTGATGTGACATGTCAGACATATTCACGGTTTGTTTGAGTGCCTTGTTCATGAATTCAGTTTATTTAAGAAATGGAGTGTTGTAACTTTACTGCAACAAGTGGCTACTTGTGGCTACAATAGCTTGATTTCCCTCAGCTTCACTGATTTTGTCAAAAAGCAATTGTGCATGTCTGCCAGGGAAATTCTTCAAGAAATGGATCAGGGCCCATGATCAGGAGTTCATAAAAAGCTACCTGTAACCCTCTTAATTTCTAAATGTCTCCAGATGCAGCTTAATTCCTCCTGGTACTGGAATCTGAATTGCTTCTGCATCCACACATCCTGCTCTCATCTCTTTGGAGCATATTCTGGTAAGCATTTTAAGTACCCCTTAATGGACAGAACTTGAAACAGGGGGCACGATTGAATTGTGGTCCTCAAATACCAAAAAAGATACAAGCCTAATGgctctgttctttcttcttgtttagGAATATGGTTCACTTTTAAAAACTCCAAGTACATGTATTATGAGGTCACCTGATAGTTCATACTTAATCTGTACCATGTGTAAATACATGTGTGTCCATTAAATTCTGTGTGCTTTGTGCCAGTTGCAGAAAGACAATAGATACCTGATCCTGCATTAAGTGTCAATAAAAAGTTATGATGAACAAAACAAACTTGTGCTGGTTCAGGACTTTATGTCTCATCACTAGAGGACTTTTGAACCAGCACTATTATTAATTATCCCATAACCCCACAAGCCATGGCAAGGAACTGACAATATAGAGAAGAGAAATTAACTTCAATAGCTATGGCTTATGTATGTGCAAGATCTTCTCTGTCTTGCAGTGAACATCAGAACATCACAGACTGCAGTTCCAGtgcatctcttttcttttttattgatCAACATGACACTTGCAGCAGCCACTGACAGGCACACGTTTTCACTTGGacagatttccatttttttttctgtaacagcGGCACACTGGAGGGTGAAGGCTCAAAGCTGCACTATGAGACTGGGGAATGTTGTTTAATTACACAATAACAAATGTTTCTCTTGCTATATGGCTTAATTATCTCCCTCTAGGTGTGATTAATTAAGCCACTCCTTTTGGCCTTATTAAGGAAGGAGTATTTGGTACTGTTGCCTGTCAGGTCTTGATGGACTTCAGTggctgaaaaacaaatggtgattaagtttttttttacgGCACTGTACTTGGCCTCAATTTCCCACTTCAAGATGCTTAGGGCTTGAAAATACACTCAAACATCTGCTTGGTTTAGCAAGGGAACAGTGTTTATTTCCAGGTGGTTTGCATACTAAACAAGAACTTTAAGTTGCTGCAGAGACATGTTTCAGTGAAACATCAATACACATTcctgaagcagctgcagaagcaaTGATGTACTAGAGATTCCTACAAATGAACTTGCCATCTCCAAACAGGTCATTGCACTGCACTGTGGTTCCCTTATGGGCTTTGTGGTTTTATCTGGCCAGAGCTTTGACTACATTGAccttttttcagtcttctggtGAAAGAACTTCCTCTATTGTCGCACATTTAAATAGTGTCCCTCTTTTCTGCTGAAGGACAGAGTCAAGTTTCAAGCTGAATCACATTATGCCTAAACCAGTTTGTGAAAATCCTTTCTCTCTACCTGCTTTCAAGCACAGCATCTAAGAATACAGTGACCACCCCTTAATGAGAAAGTTCATCCTCTGATGTTGGTGACTGGACAAGCAGTTATTTAATAGGGTTTTTAGAAACATTTCCTTAAAGTCAAATTCTGTTCttaaaggcagaagaaaattaGTCTTTCCACCAATATACTCAATAACATTTTGTCCTTATTCAACACACTGTTCCTTACACAATCCTTGTCACAGGAGacagtaaaatgaaaacctAAACCTGAATAAACCAGAGGGAGCTAGATGTGGTAAAACTTCTACAGGACCTATTATTCAAGTAGGTCTGCTCTTACTGTGAACCACAAGGCAAGTGCTAGGGTTTCATTAAAAGTCTGTATAGCAGTAGGCATAAAAGGGCCCTTGTCTGTAATTAGGATGTCTAAGTGCTACGAGAATAGGTCAGTAATAATAGAGAGGTCATTACAGTGGCTGGTGAAAATCCCATTCCTTGAATAAACTATGTGACAAACTTGCTAAGGAGGGGAGGTCTGTCTTGCTCCCTATAAAAGGTTTAGGACTACTTCCCTGTAATGCTGGACAAAAGTGTCCTTGCCAGAAGAAATGTTAGAGCTGTACCTTGAAGAAAGTGAGTATGGATGACAGTTCAGGTATTCTGCAACTAAAGGTGGAGGATTTTCATGCAGCTGTTACAGCTGACCTGTGACATGCTTGTCAGCCAGTAGCTGCAGGTGATGTTTTCTGTTAGACTGAACTAAAAAACATTAGGAAATggtttttagctttttttcccccttttttctcattttttgcttctgcttaaGTTAAAGCATTATAGGAAGTGCCCAGCCCAGTACTCACCCGGTCTGTAGATTTTTGTAAAACATGAACTGGAACGGGTtgccagagcagctcagggTTCCAAATTTGGCTGCTTGTTGGTGGAAAGAGGCCAGAAAGGTAGGACTGGGCACTCATAATGGTGCGGTCATAATCTGTACTTTGGATGTAAAACTGAAGATAGAATGGCAAAGAGTTAAAATAACATGGAAACAATAAgattaataatgaaattttgCCCAATTCATCAATCctgatttcttgttttcattttcatgttttttcataAAGTCAAAAGAGTGAAAATGTAACTCAGTTTTCTGGGGCACTGCTTCCTTTGCATAAATGGAATTGCCAAAGCATCTTTCAGTTTGGAATGATGCATTCGATCATGCTTAGTTCAGCATTCGGACTGAACTAAGAAGAATAAGAAAGCTTGGTTTAAAAGAAGGAAGCTCTCCATCTTCTGAGATTCTGAGGAACGTTGATACATGTGGATATGGCACtcagggacatggcttagtagtgggcttggcagtgttaggtttatGGTTGGTTgcaatgatcttaaaggtctaTTCCCATCTAAAGGTTTCTGTGACTATCTGCTGTGCCTCGGGAATGAGGGCACTTAAAACCATAAACCTCTCTTGGAAGCATGGCTTCCCATCCATGAATCTCCCATGTATAGACCAAAACAATAGCTCTGTCTTGCACACCATGGACCTTACTGTATGACAAGCACATCCAAACCACTCCTTAGACCTCTCTAATACAGGGGACCATCCCTTATACAGGATGAAATATGTGAATATGGCCCATCATATGTCTAGATATGCATTCAACTTTCAACAAGGTAGAACAATATTAGGTCACTATGTATAAATTCCTAATTTGTACAGTGCTGTTGAGCTGGAAAGTCCTGGAAAATCCTGGGAAACTGGGCAGTGGAAAACCTAAACTGAATGTAAGGAGCTGAAAGTTAgaatttggattattttttttttaccttgacaTAAAAGTCTGGCTTTCAAAACTGTTCTGCTTTTACcttaatgttttcattaatgAAATGAATATGATGATGTGCTTTTATCATATAAGTCCTTAGTTCCATTATGCCAGAAAACTGTCCTCCGGGCAGTTCTATTATATACCTCTTGCCGCTTGTATGTGCTGTTTAAAAAGTTGGAATATCTTTTCCTTGTGTACTGTCCAAGTTCAAACAGCTGCTGCATTCCAGTCTGTGAGAAAAACATACAGATGACTATTAGGCTGAGGTGATGGGGGAATCTTAATATagaagtttcttttctcttctttgtcttcaGCAATCCGTTTTTAACTGTAATTTCTGTAATGTACTGTGTTGCTGGTGATTGATAATATTTAACAGAAATGTTCATTTGTATCTATGAAAAAATGTTACATTCTGAAATGCTAAGACTTGAGGGAGGTTCTCCTCagagtattgtgtccagttctggactccacagttcaagagggacagggatatACTAGAGAGAGTTCAACAGAGGgctacaaggatgatcagaggactggaacatctgtcttatgaggaaaggttgagagaTCTGGAGCTGTTTTAtctcaaaaaaagagaagacttaGAGAGGATCTTAATGTTTATGAATATGGGATGGGTGTCAAGAAGAAGGGGCCAGTGCTACCTGGTAGTAGGATGAGGGCACAAACTGGACATGTAGGATGTTCCACTTcaatctgaggaaaaaaattctttactataagggtgacagagccctggaacaggctgcccagggaggatATGGAGTGTTCTACTCTAGAGATTCTCAAGACCCAACTGGACATGTTTCTGTGACCTCTCTTGGCTGATCCTGCTTTGTCGgggaggttggacttgatgatctccagaagtcccttccaaccccaaccattctgtgattctataactCAAAATTCATCTACAGGAAAGGCAATGCACCTGATTCTATACAAATACTGTTTCCACTGTGCTATAGCTCCATGGACGCTCCCAAAGTTATTCAAGATCAATGTTGATCTTTACACTGTTTGCCAGCTATTGACAGATGAGAAAGGATGATTGAAAACCTACCAtttattattgtaatttttCTGGTATTTGATCAATCTGGTAAATTTGTGGCATGCATTTCATGCCTCAAGTAACTTTCTTACACCTTTGCCTTGTTGCTCCTGCAGTTGTCTTGCATTGCCATCTCCTCTGTTACTCATTTCCAAAGCTGTGAGATTAACTTTTTAACTTTTAGCTGTCAGAGAAGTGCATTCTTAGGACTGTTGCTAAAAAGATAACAAAATAACAATCTGTCTCTGATTCATGTTTATACATCAGGATGAAGTATAATTGGGAAATGCATTGGCCTCTCAGCTTCGGAATTTCATATGTCAAATACAGTTACAAAGCTAAGGTTTGATGTCAAAATTCAGAGCAAGTAGGTTCAGTGCATCCTCGTGAAACTCTGGGCTGAAAGTAGCATAATTAGAAGACAAATTGTCCCCAGAAGCATCTTCCTTCTGCAAGACTTCCCTTGCTTTGTGAGTAATTGGTTACCAATCAAATGATGAGATGTGGTCTCATCACTTGACCTGGTGAGCAGGTGTAATTCCTGTACCCTGTCAGAAGGCCCAGTGCTTACTATTCATTAGAACTGTGTGATTGTTAAAGAGTATACACAATACTAAAATTGCTGTTTATTTGAATGAAGACACAGTTATTGCTGTCAGGGAGGTTGCTACAAAGCTGTGACGAATGAGATTTCAACAGTGGTTGAATGAATAATGTTGCAAGAAATTGGACTGTTGTGtacagttctgggctcctcattTCAAGAACgtctcccttgtgaggaaaggctgagggagctgggtgtcttcagcttggagaagggaATACTGAGGGGTGGCATCATTATTgcttataaatacataaaaggaGAGAGCCAGTAGTGATgcccagtgataggacaagagacAACGGATATAAGCGTGAGCATAGGAGGATCCACATAAACAAaaggtgaaattttttttactgagggggacagagcactggcacaagctgcccagggaggttgtggagtctccttcttgAGGCATTcaagcccacctggacacgttcctcTGTGACCttctgtaggtgaccctgctctggcaggggggttggacttgatggcctttcaaggtcccttccaactcctaactttctgtgattctgtgaaaaatccTTAGGAATTATGGGGTATTGCTAATGCCAACTATTAGTACTTGGGATTTGCTAATGTTTCTGAGACACACATAAAGAAATCTGCCCACTTTCTATTTTTAGTAGCATATATAGAAGTTCTTCTGAGAAAGTCAACATACCTTGGTGAGTTGTCCAAATCCCTGGGGCCATTCACTTTCTTTGTGTAAATCAGTTGGAAAGTTTACAATAGGTGTTCGGTCACCGTGTCGGAAAACCTAACAATATTACcaatttaaaaatcaggttATTTACTTTTAACATTCCTGTCTTACCCATCTAGAAGTCAAGCATATATTATACTTCCAGTGCAATTTTTCAAATGAAGTCACTGGAGAGTCTAGAGAAACTTTGAGAAGTAGCATTGGAGCATGTTCCTTACCCACAAGGATAGTTATAACTATAAAGCAATTTAGTGGACATGAACCTCCTAGAACATAAAATTAA
This DNA window, taken from Calypte anna isolate BGI_N300 chromosome 2, bCalAnn1_v1.p, whole genome shotgun sequence, encodes the following:
- the LOC103530442 gene encoding prostatic acid phosphatase translates to MGGIWLASPSRILCFSFHVILLLQQTTGERELKFVVAVFRHGDRTPIVNFPTDLHKESEWPQGFGQLTKTGMQQLFELGQYTRKRYSNFLNSTYKRQEFYIQSTDYDRTIMSAQSYLSGLFPPTSSQIWNPELLWQPVPVHVLQKSTDRRLHFPLPDCPRFDELQNETLTSSEFQNRIQPYMDFLQTMAVNTGLELNNLKILDNFQLWNTYDTLHCEDIHNYTLPVWATKDVINKMEKLAELSLLSLFGLYNREEKSRLQGGVLVSTILNSMKQAANSTKQRKMDVYSAHDTTVGALQIALNIFNGKLPPYAACQFFELYQESSGRYSIEMHYRNDTSKDPYLLTLPGCTSSCPLEKFAELVSPMITENWSKECGKKDKMKDVLIGFDVAVGLLFIFDLVLLYLLYHYGRCRRRNNYQDI